A section of the Alkalihalobacillus sp. LMS39 genome encodes:
- the glnA gene encoding type I glutamate--ammonia ligase, giving the protein MSTALGTQTLESIKETMEAKNVELLHLQFVDIEGTLKHVTVTARQIDAVAEGKIMFDGSSITGFSPINKSDLYLQPDLNTFAVLPWSVEEGYSEGRFLCSVTNPDGTDFEGDPRNVLKKTVEKAKDAGYGISVGPELEFFLFETDETGRPTLQTQDFGGYFEPSPHDFGEKVRLAIYRTLKEMGFTIEASHHEVAKGQHEINFKYADALGAADLATTYKWVVKTVAKQFGLHASFMPKPIAGENGSGMHTNVSLFDLDKQENAFFDPSDERQLSDKAYQFIAGLIDNVKSFVAVTNPLVNSYKRLVPGYEAPCYIAWSASNRSALIRIPATRGAGTRVEIRCPDPSANPYLAFAVVASAGLDGVTRGLTPPVEVIDDIFSMSAKECEERGIDNLPASLEAALVELQEGRIGRETLGDHVFEEYIALKRSEWDSFRTAVTGWEVETYQTKF; this is encoded by the coding sequence ATGAGTACAGCTCTAGGAACTCAAACTTTGGAAAGCATTAAAGAGACGATGGAAGCGAAAAACGTGGAACTTTTACATTTGCAATTTGTTGATATTGAAGGAACGTTAAAGCATGTTACAGTTACAGCAAGACAAATTGATGCTGTTGCTGAAGGAAAAATTATGTTTGATGGTTCCTCAATCACTGGATTTTCGCCAATTAATAAATCAGACCTTTACTTGCAACCAGATTTAAACACATTTGCAGTGCTCCCTTGGTCTGTAGAAGAGGGGTACTCAGAAGGACGTTTTTTGTGCAGTGTGACAAATCCAGACGGAACGGACTTTGAAGGAGACCCGCGTAACGTCTTAAAAAAAACAGTGGAAAAAGCGAAAGACGCAGGATATGGAATTAGTGTAGGTCCTGAATTAGAATTTTTCTTATTTGAAACAGATGAAACTGGTCGTCCAACATTACAAACACAAGATTTTGGTGGATACTTTGAGCCATCTCCTCATGACTTTGGTGAAAAAGTACGTCTAGCAATCTATCGTACATTAAAAGAAATGGGCTTCACAATTGAAGCATCTCACCATGAAGTAGCAAAAGGACAACATGAAATTAACTTTAAATATGCAGATGCATTAGGAGCAGCTGACCTTGCTACAACATATAAATGGGTTGTAAAAACAGTAGCAAAACAGTTTGGCTTACACGCTTCATTTATGCCAAAACCGATTGCTGGTGAAAACGGAAGTGGAATGCATACGAACGTTTCATTATTCGATTTAGACAAACAAGAAAACGCATTTTTTGACCCAAGTGATGAGCGTCAGCTTTCAGACAAAGCGTATCAATTCATTGCTGGTTTAATTGATAATGTAAAGAGCTTTGTTGCGGTAACAAATCCGCTTGTTAACTCCTATAAACGTTTAGTTCCTGGTTATGAAGCACCATGTTATATTGCTTGGTCTGCTTCCAACCGTTCAGCATTAATTCGTATTCCAGCGACTCGTGGAGCGGGAACTCGAGTGGAAATCCGCTGTCCAGACCCATCAGCAAATCCTTACTTAGCATTTGCTGTCGTAGCTTCTGCAGGGTTAGATGGAGTAACACGTGGATTAACACCTCCTGTTGAAGTCATTGATGATATCTTCAGTATGTCAGCAAAAGAGTGCGAAGAGCGCGGCATTGACAACTTACCAGCGAGCTTAGAAGCGGCACTTGTTGAATTACAAGAAGGTAGAATTGGAAGAGAAACATTAGGAGACCATGTCTTCGAAGAATATATTGCACTAAAGCGTAGCGAATGGGATAGCTTCCGTACAGCCGTAACAGGTTGGGAAGTTGAAACATATCAAACGAAATTTTAA
- a CDS encoding LysM peptidoglycan-binding domain-containing protein, whose amino-acid sequence MVHGSRLQVYCVREGDTLLGISSFFHIPYQDLLLVNPYISFEDLQVGQLIYLPLSFYNPYCQENAIRYTLRAGESLSNIAEKYDSSYETILQTNRNLHPYRLFEGQVWCIPVHWDVYESQTENVSFVYPGLWEEKKVEKGIHLEGEYGFVDVKKVYSKTLSVLDIGQHYAFKSKARFGSKPLIEQIHVQNEVGYIILPSTDQKKTVGNEAALVLSYPSQGIEDSFTYLVLVTNQEFIYSITRSLQFNIKA is encoded by the coding sequence ATGGTTCATGGTTCAAGACTTCAAGTCTATTGTGTGAGAGAAGGAGATACATTGCTTGGCATTTCGTCTTTCTTCCATATTCCGTACCAAGACCTGCTGCTCGTTAATCCGTATATTTCTTTTGAAGATTTACAAGTAGGACAACTAATCTATTTACCGTTATCTTTTTATAACCCGTATTGTCAGGAAAATGCGATTCGCTACACGTTAAGAGCCGGAGAGAGCTTATCAAACATCGCAGAAAAATATGACTCTTCATATGAGACGATTTTACAAACTAATCGAAACTTGCATCCATATCGTTTGTTTGAAGGACAGGTTTGGTGTATTCCTGTGCACTGGGATGTCTATGAAAGTCAAACAGAAAATGTGAGCTTTGTATACCCGGGATTATGGGAAGAAAAAAAAGTGGAGAAAGGAATTCATCTAGAAGGAGAATATGGGTTTGTTGATGTAAAAAAAGTATATAGTAAAACACTATCAGTCCTTGACATTGGTCAACATTATGCGTTTAAGTCAAAAGCCCGCTTCGGTTCAAAGCCCTTAATCGAACAAATTCATGTCCAAAATGAAGTAGGCTATATTATTTTGCCGTCAACCGACCAAAAGAAGACCGTGGGTAACGAAGCTGCCCTTGTCCTTTCTTATCCTTCTCAGGGAATTGAAGATTCTTTTACATACCTTGTACTTGTAACAAATCAAGAATTTATTTATTCGATAACAAGAAGTTTACAATTTAATATAAAAGCCTAA
- the pgmB gene encoding beta-phosphoglucomutase, which produces MKKTLAAVIFDLDGVLANTVEFHYLATKKVADDIGVPFTREQNLQMQGRGRNILIEELVKASTKAFTDEEKLVLGERKNEYYQELIETITAKDVLPGMEELIDELRQNQIKVAVASSSSNAKTVLGNLQLLGVCDYVVDITTVKALKPDPEIFLKAADELGIPYAHCIGIEDSEAGIIAINEAPMFSIGIGHHPNANWQVGRTDEITYEKMVEQFNKEC; this is translated from the coding sequence ATGAAAAAGACGTTAGCTGCTGTCATATTTGATTTAGATGGTGTACTAGCCAATACAGTGGAATTCCACTATCTTGCGACGAAAAAAGTGGCGGATGATATAGGTGTACCATTTACAAGAGAACAAAATTTGCAAATGCAAGGAAGAGGCAGAAATATATTAATTGAGGAGTTAGTTAAAGCGAGCACAAAGGCATTTACAGATGAAGAGAAGCTGGTCTTAGGAGAAAGAAAAAACGAATATTATCAAGAGTTAATCGAGACCATTACTGCAAAAGATGTTCTCCCAGGTATGGAGGAGTTAATTGATGAGCTACGTCAAAATCAAATAAAAGTAGCTGTTGCGTCTTCAAGTTCAAATGCAAAAACAGTATTAGGAAATTTGCAACTGCTAGGCGTTTGTGATTATGTGGTTGACATTACAACGGTCAAAGCATTAAAACCAGACCCTGAAATTTTCTTGAAAGCAGCCGATGAATTAGGAATCCCTTATGCACACTGTATTGGTATTGAAGATAGTGAAGCAGGGATTATTGCAATTAATGAAGCCCCGATGTTTTCAATTGGGATTGGTCATCATCCGAATGCCAATTGGCAAGTGGGACGGACAGATGAAATTACTTATGAAAAAATGGTGGAACAATTTAATAAAGAGTGTTGA
- a CDS encoding DEAD/DEAH box helicase has translation MTTFYEFGLNHKIVKAVTDMGFEEATPVQEQTIPVALTGKDVIGQAQTGTGKTAAFGIPLIEKVDIEEAAIQGVVLAPTRELAVQVAEEMNKLGQIKGVHTLPIYGGQDIRRQIKALQKRPHIIVGTPGRFMDHMRRKTIRLNNIKIAVLDEADEMLTMGFIEDIETILNEIPEERQTLLFSATMPKPIEKLAQKFMKNPELIAVKAKEMTVPNIVQEYMEVPEKQKFDVLCRMLDIHAPELAIVFGRTKRRVDELAEALSKRGYDAEGIHGDLNQAKRDSVLRKFKAGTIEVLVATDVAARGLDISGVTHVYNFDIPQDPESYVHRIGRTGRAGKTGLALTFASPREMDHLKTIERVSKKKIQRKSVPTFAEAIEGQQRLTIERLLETVEQGDAQAYKRMAEQLLDDHDSVSLISAALKLLTKEPSNEPVQLTAEAPLRVKKNKFNGERGGGSRDKKGGYRRSSSRKPDSRKPDRSSNDQKRKKKKFSK, from the coding sequence TTGACAACGTTTTACGAATTTGGTCTTAACCATAAAATTGTTAAGGCTGTAACAGATATGGGGTTTGAAGAAGCAACCCCAGTACAAGAACAAACGATTCCGGTTGCGTTAACGGGTAAGGATGTAATTGGACAAGCACAAACAGGAACAGGAAAAACAGCAGCATTTGGAATTCCTTTAATTGAAAAAGTCGATATTGAAGAGGCTGCAATTCAAGGTGTAGTGTTAGCTCCAACACGGGAGTTAGCAGTTCAAGTTGCAGAAGAAATGAATAAATTAGGTCAAATTAAAGGTGTGCACACACTACCGATTTATGGTGGTCAAGATATTCGCAGACAAATTAAAGCTTTACAAAAACGACCGCATATTATTGTTGGAACACCTGGACGTTTTATGGACCATATGAGAAGAAAAACAATCCGATTAAACAACATCAAAATTGCGGTTTTAGATGAAGCTGATGAAATGTTAACAATGGGTTTCATTGAAGATATTGAAACGATTTTAAATGAAATACCTGAAGAAAGACAAACATTATTATTTTCTGCGACGATGCCAAAGCCAATTGAAAAATTAGCTCAGAAGTTTATGAAGAACCCTGAACTGATTGCAGTCAAGGCGAAGGAAATGACTGTACCAAACATTGTACAAGAATATATGGAAGTTCCAGAAAAACAAAAATTCGATGTATTGTGCAGAATGTTAGATATTCATGCGCCAGAATTAGCGATTGTTTTCGGCCGGACAAAACGTCGTGTAGATGAATTAGCAGAAGCGTTATCAAAGCGTGGATACGATGCAGAAGGGATCCATGGGGATTTAAATCAAGCGAAACGTGATAGCGTCCTACGAAAGTTTAAAGCAGGGACGATTGAAGTCCTTGTCGCAACAGATGTCGCTGCACGTGGATTAGATATTAGTGGTGTCACACATGTATATAACTTTGACATCCCACAAGACCCAGAAAGCTATGTTCACCGTATTGGTCGAACAGGACGAGCGGGCAAAACAGGTCTTGCTCTAACGTTTGCATCGCCACGTGAAATGGACCATTTAAAAACGATCGAGCGTGTGTCGAAGAAAAAAATCCAACGCAAATCAGTTCCAACATTTGCTGAAGCAATTGAAGGTCAACAACGCTTGACGATTGAACGGTTACTAGAAACTGTAGAACAAGGTGATGCGCAAGCATATAAACGGATGGCAGAACAATTACTCGATGATCACGATTCTGTTAGTCTAATCTCAGCTGCGTTAAAATTACTGACGAAAGAACCAAGTAATGAACCAGTACAATTAACAGCTGAAGCACCGCTTCGTGTGAAGAAAAATAAATTCAATGGTGAAAGAGGCGGAGGTTCAAGAGATAAAAAAGGTGGATACCGTCGTTCTTCTTCTAGAAAGCCAGATTCAAGAAAACCAGATAGATCTTCAAACGACCAAAAACGAAAAAAGAAAAAGTTTAGCAAATAA
- a CDS encoding glycosyltransferase family 4 protein, translating into MKILVFSMTTILKDVSIGGSQRHLRELLVYFGKIGHTVTVLTNQREDNKEPFQLYDGVTVLPLLRFKETFPIPYDTYPFHLVHSYELIKEYTKTHDVLYIHDSQLDYQYLHEDIPTVASLKNFVYPEAMISAFHPNQSKLIVSCEYMYDCVYSTVGQLIPEMESMLTVVRNGIDLTKYKPQQTEKWREKYGIEEDDFVILFPHRPEESKGIVQALLVVDQLKRTNRLKKNIKLLIPKHVDVHISSEVAAFYFKVDQQAQELNIKEEIVYYPWVSSEEMASLYSMSNLTLCIGQFIEAFGYVQLESIACGTPVIVSNVGAQRTIVPDGYHVAKVDYGDIEATVEAILEQSKYLVDISKVHDFLDEHYNFEKNVASYEEVILSAQPLVRQKREQKKRNHYKLAPWCYISNKGIYHDYYYRYLDDSILYAFLQKQKTTPFTLNEIQAFSPHISGADVENAIVEGIIVRC; encoded by the coding sequence ATGAAAATTCTTGTTTTCTCGATGACAACAATTTTAAAGGATGTTTCGATAGGTGGCTCTCAAAGGCATTTGCGGGAGCTATTAGTCTACTTTGGTAAGATAGGGCATACGGTTACGGTACTAACAAATCAAAGAGAAGACAATAAAGAGCCGTTTCAACTTTATGATGGTGTAACGGTACTTCCTTTGTTGCGCTTTAAAGAAACATTTCCAATTCCATATGATACGTATCCATTTCATTTAGTTCATTCATATGAACTTATTAAGGAATATACGAAAACGCATGATGTTCTTTATATTCACGATTCCCAATTAGATTATCAATATTTACATGAGGATATTCCTACGGTCGCTTCATTAAAAAACTTTGTATATCCTGAGGCAATGATAAGTGCTTTTCACCCAAACCAAAGCAAATTGATTGTTTCTTGTGAATATATGTATGACTGTGTATATAGTACCGTAGGTCAATTGATTCCTGAGATGGAATCAATGCTGACGGTCGTTCGAAACGGAATTGATCTCACCAAATATAAACCTCAACAAACAGAGAAGTGGCGGGAAAAATACGGGATTGAAGAAGATGATTTTGTCATTCTCTTTCCTCATCGACCAGAAGAAAGTAAAGGTATTGTCCAAGCTTTATTAGTCGTCGATCAATTAAAAAGGACAAACAGGTTAAAAAAGAACATAAAATTATTGATTCCAAAGCATGTCGATGTACACATTTCCAGTGAAGTGGCAGCATTTTATTTTAAAGTGGACCAACAAGCTCAGGAGTTAAATATTAAAGAAGAAATTGTTTATTATCCATGGGTATCAAGTGAAGAGATGGCAAGCCTTTATTCGATGTCAAATCTAACACTGTGCATTGGACAATTTATCGAGGCGTTTGGTTATGTTCAGTTAGAATCGATTGCCTGTGGAACACCGGTTATCGTGTCAAACGTCGGAGCCCAGAGGACGATTGTTCCGGACGGTTATCATGTAGCAAAAGTGGACTACGGTGATATAGAAGCAACCGTCGAAGCCATTCTTGAACAGTCGAAATATCTTGTTGATATTAGTAAGGTACATGATTTTCTTGATGAGCATTATAATTTTGAAAAAAATGTAGCTTCTTATGAAGAAGTGATTCTTTCTGCTCAACCACTCGTTCGACAAAAACGGGAACAAAAAAAGCGTAATCATTATAAATTAGCTCCATGGTGTTATATATCTAATAAAGGAATTTATCATGATTACTATTATCGATATTTGGATGACTCCATTTTGTATGCATTTTTGCAAAAGCAAAAAACTACTCCCTTTACACTAAATGAAATCCAAGCCTTTTCTCCACATATATCAGGAGCAGATGTAGAGAATGCGATTGTAGAAGGAATTATCGTACGATGCTAA
- the tnpA gene encoding IS200/IS605 family transposase, with product MTKDTNILAHTKWNCKYHIVFAPKYRRQVIYGKLRKDIGEILRTLCERKGVEIIEATACKDHIHMLVSIPPKISVSSFVGYLKGKSSLMIFDRHANLKYRYGNRKFWCTGFYVDTVGRNKKVIEEYIRNQIQDDIVAEQLSLLEYVDPFTGEEIKRKKKVR from the coding sequence ATGACTAAAGACACTAACATTTTAGCACATACAAAGTGGAATTGTAAGTATCATATCGTATTTGCTCCTAAGTATAGGAGGCAGGTTATTTATGGTAAGTTACGAAAGGATATAGGAGAAATATTAAGAACATTATGCGAAAGAAAAGGAGTAGAAATTATAGAGGCAACTGCTTGTAAGGATCACATACATATGTTGGTGAGTATACCACCTAAAATAAGTGTGTCCTCATTTGTTGGATATTTAAAAGGGAAAAGTAGTTTAATGATATTTGATAGGCATGCAAATCTAAAGTATCGATATGGGAACCGAAAATTCTGGTGCACAGGTTTCTATGTGGATACAGTAGGAAGAAATAAAAAGGTGATTGAAGAATATATAAGAAACCAAATACAAGATGATATAGTCGCGGAACAACTAAGCTTGTTAGAGTATGTGGATCCGTTCACAGGGGAAGAAATAAAGCGGAAAAAGAAAGTGAGATAG
- a CDS encoding FCD domain-containing protein → MSKISIEREFFSNKGELAEYFLMRSLSETIEPIGSWVLQSRLEENGLQVSIATVGRMLKALDAKKYSILVENQGRLLTEEGQRVFKGLSEEIDRRKLQKSLMTASQPNDLDELLDLMIARKTIECETARLAASRASKKQIDALYHCINEHEHQVCSKKDPNLVACNFHESVAEASQNRFLIAALKILIYEEIKLESKISYLVTREKGQEYVKHHTLVADAISAGDEKKAVKYMREHMDSMILAIQKQNEI, encoded by the coding sequence ATGAGTAAGATTTCTATAGAACGAGAATTCTTTTCCAATAAGGGGGAGTTGGCTGAATATTTTCTTATGAGGTCTTTATCAGAGACGATAGAACCGATCGGATCTTGGGTTTTGCAAAGTAGATTGGAGGAGAATGGACTACAAGTTAGTATTGCAACTGTAGGAAGAATGCTAAAAGCATTAGATGCAAAAAAGTATAGTATCCTTGTTGAAAACCAAGGAAGGTTACTAACAGAGGAAGGACAAAGGGTCTTCAAAGGTTTGTCAGAAGAGATTGACCGAAGAAAACTGCAAAAAAGTCTAATGACTGCATCTCAACCTAATGACTTGGATGAACTCCTTGACTTAATGATTGCAAGAAAAACGATAGAATGTGAGACGGCGAGATTAGCCGCTAGTAGAGCATCGAAGAAGCAAATTGATGCATTATATCACTGTATTAATGAACATGAACATCAAGTTTGTTCAAAAAAGGACCCAAATTTGGTCGCATGTAATTTTCATGAAAGTGTGGCGGAAGCTTCACAAAACAGGTTTCTTATAGCTGCTTTAAAAATTCTAATTTATGAGGAAATAAAGTTAGAATCAAAGATCTCTTACTTAGTAACAAGAGAAAAAGGTCAAGAATATGTAAAACACCATACACTTGTTGCGGATGCAATCTCAGCAGGGGATGAAAAAAAAGCTGTTAAATACATGAGAGAACACATGGATTCCATGATTTTAGCAATACAAAAACAAAATGAAATTTAG
- a CDS encoding SDR family oxidoreductase produces the protein MNKEQSYPSGQPPQHQNVQPGIESDMNPIPVTNDVDYKGSNKLKGRVALITGGDSGIGKAVAIAFAKEGANVAINYLSEDHDANETKQQVEQEGVQCLLLKGDIGEESICKNIVETVVQHFSTIDILVNNAAEQHPQKSIEDISAEQMERTFRTNIFSVFHLIKAVLPHFEKGNTIINTTSVTAYKGHKELLDYSATKGAMTTLTRSLSLSLADKGIRVNGVAPGPIWTPLIPSTFDAQQVKEFGTTTPMKRAGQPEELAAAYVYLACDDSSYMTGQMLHINGGEIING, from the coding sequence GTGAATAAAGAACAATCCTACCCTTCAGGTCAACCACCACAACACCAAAATGTTCAACCTGGTATCGAATCGGATATGAACCCTATCCCAGTAACAAATGATGTTGATTATAAAGGGAGTAACAAATTAAAAGGAAGAGTAGCCTTAATTACAGGAGGAGACAGCGGCATCGGGAAAGCTGTGGCGATAGCATTCGCAAAAGAAGGGGCAAATGTAGCCATCAATTATTTATCAGAAGATCACGATGCGAATGAAACAAAGCAGCAAGTTGAGCAAGAAGGGGTTCAATGTTTACTTCTTAAAGGCGATATAGGCGAAGAGTCAATTTGTAAAAACATTGTAGAAACGGTCGTTCAACACTTTTCTACGATTGATATTCTTGTGAATAATGCAGCTGAACAACATCCGCAAAAATCCATTGAGGATATTAGTGCCGAACAAATGGAGCGAACATTTCGAACGAATATTTTTTCCGTGTTTCATTTAATAAAAGCGGTACTCCCTCATTTTGAAAAAGGGAACACGATTATTAATACAACTTCTGTCACTGCCTATAAAGGTCATAAAGAACTCCTTGACTATTCGGCAACAAAAGGGGCGATGACAACATTAACTCGTTCATTAAGCTTATCTTTAGCTGACAAAGGAATTAGAGTAAATGGTGTTGCACCTGGACCAATATGGACGCCTCTTATCCCATCGACATTCGATGCACAGCAAGTAAAAGAGTTTGGGACAACAACACCAATGAAACGAGCAGGGCAGCCAGAGGAACTGGCAGCGGCGTATGTTTATTTAGCTTGTGACGATTCATCCTATATGACAGGACAAATGCTTCACATAAATGGTGGAGAAATCATCAATGGTTAA
- a CDS encoding catalase, with translation MKNNNNEHENTGTSVNGAGGPSDSRVTEGETQDTLTTRQGHPVVDNQNVRTVGDRGPTTLENYQFLEKISHFDRERIPERVVHARGAGAHGYFEAYGTAGDEHVSKYTRAKLFQEKGKKTPVFVRFSSVVHGGHSPETLRDPRGFAVKFYTEDGNWDLVGNNLKIFFIRDPLKFPDMVHAFKPDPVTNVQDLERMFDFISNSPEATHMVTFLFSPWGIPANYRQMQGSGVNTYKWVNKEGKGVLVKYHWEPIKQGIKNLTQEEAEKIQAKNFNHATQDLYEAIENGDYPEWELCVQIMSDDDHPELDFDPLDPTKLWPPEKFPFLPVGKMVLNKNPENYFAEVEQAAFGTGVLVDGLDFSDDKLLQGRTFSYSDTQRYRVGSNYLQLPVNAPKKHVATNQRDGQMTYFVDKGPGQNPHVNYEPSTLDGLKEAPKSGEPHEPHVEGNLTRKKIERTNDFGQAGDTYRAFEEWEKDELINNLVGALHPCDPRIKEKMVSYFTQADKEYGQRVADGLAKMSSMKTNNDMGVEMAKEMGHDADPY, from the coding sequence TTGAAAAACAATAATAATGAACATGAAAACACTGGCACATCTGTTAATGGTGCTGGTGGACCTTCAGACTCAAGAGTAACAGAAGGAGAAACACAAGATACATTAACAACACGTCAAGGTCACCCAGTTGTCGACAATCAAAATGTTAGAACTGTAGGAGATAGAGGACCTACAACACTTGAGAATTATCAATTTCTAGAAAAGATTTCGCATTTTGATCGTGAGCGTATTCCTGAACGTGTAGTTCATGCCCGCGGAGCAGGTGCTCATGGTTATTTCGAGGCATATGGAACGGCTGGGGATGAGCATGTTTCAAAATATACTAGAGCAAAATTATTTCAAGAAAAAGGGAAGAAAACGCCTGTATTTGTCCGGTTTTCATCTGTTGTCCATGGTGGACACTCCCCCGAGACGCTACGTGATCCGAGAGGCTTTGCCGTCAAGTTTTATACAGAAGATGGAAACTGGGACTTAGTCGGAAACAATCTAAAAATATTTTTTATTCGTGACCCATTAAAATTCCCAGATATGGTCCATGCATTTAAACCAGACCCAGTAACAAATGTTCAAGATTTAGAAAGAATGTTTGATTTTATTTCGAATTCACCAGAAGCCACACATATGGTTACATTTTTATTTTCGCCATGGGGAATTCCTGCTAATTACCGGCAAATGCAAGGATCAGGTGTTAATACATATAAATGGGTGAACAAAGAAGGAAAAGGTGTGTTAGTAAAGTATCATTGGGAACCAATAAAACAAGGCATAAAAAATCTAACTCAAGAAGAAGCTGAAAAAATTCAAGCGAAAAACTTTAATCACGCCACTCAAGATTTGTATGAAGCGATTGAAAATGGAGATTATCCAGAGTGGGAACTCTGTGTTCAAATTATGAGTGATGATGACCACCCTGAATTAGATTTTGACCCACTTGACCCAACAAAGCTATGGCCACCAGAAAAGTTTCCTTTCTTACCAGTTGGAAAAATGGTGTTAAACAAAAACCCAGAAAATTATTTTGCAGAAGTAGAACAAGCGGCATTTGGAACAGGTGTACTTGTTGATGGATTAGATTTCTCTGATGATAAGTTATTACAAGGTCGTACGTTTTCTTATTCAGATACACAGCGGTATCGCGTCGGCTCAAATTATTTACAATTACCAGTCAATGCACCGAAAAAGCATGTTGCGACAAATCAACGTGATGGACAAATGACCTATTTTGTAGACAAAGGACCGGGTCAAAATCCACATGTTAATTATGAACCATCAACACTAGATGGATTAAAAGAAGCGCCGAAATCGGGTGAACCACATGAGCCACATGTAGAAGGCAATTTAACTCGTAAAAAAATCGAAAGAACGAATGATTTCGGACAAGCCGGTGATACATACCGCGCCTTTGAAGAGTGGGAAAAAGACGAGTTAATCAATAATTTAGTTGGAGCTTTGCATCCATGTGATCCAAGAATAAAAGAAAAAATGGTTTCTTATTTCACTCAAGCTGATAAAGAATATGGTCAACGCGTTGCAGATGGGCTTGCTAAAATGAGTTCGATGAAAACAAATAATGATATGGGTGTTGAAATGGCAAAAGAAATGGGCCATGACGCTGATCCATATTAA
- a CDS encoding DUF5634 family protein — translation MMESVARETILQEMNDSLTRIMNKYGVDDIGIFEEQGEGQEYYIGYTIRKADDVFMVHRPFYKNEQGLLALHEKKWTVEFEDGEDIHGFSSFDEAMDNVSNGIKH, via the coding sequence ATGATGGAATCAGTCGCAAGAGAAACTATTTTACAAGAAATGAATGACTCATTAACTCGCATCATGAACAAATACGGTGTTGACGATATTGGAATATTCGAAGAGCAAGGGGAAGGCCAGGAATATTACATTGGGTATACAATTAGAAAAGCAGATGATGTCTTTATGGTGCATCGTCCCTTTTACAAAAATGAACAAGGATTACTAGCACTGCATGAAAAAAAGTGGACAGTTGAGTTTGAAGATGGTGAAGATATCCATGGCTTTTCTTCCTTTGATGAAGCAATGGATAATGTAAGTAATGGAATCAAACATTAG
- a CDS encoding TIGR00730 family Rossman fold protein — protein sequence MKRIAVFCGSRDGNDPAYKEDAYEIGQQLLHHQLGLVYGGSSAGLMGVVSDAVMAGDGEVIGVIPKLLVKQERAQQHLTDLRVVETMHERKAQMYELSAGFIALPGGIGTLEELAEVLTWSAIGQHAKKLGLMNTNGYYDPLLRLFDHMVEAQFLLPEIRENIVVSNNPKELVEMMMRE from the coding sequence TTGAAAAGAATAGCCGTATTTTGTGGTTCTAGAGATGGAAATGACCCCGCATATAAAGAAGATGCTTACGAGATTGGACAACAGCTCCTCCACCATCAACTTGGATTAGTGTACGGTGGCTCTAGTGCCGGTCTAATGGGAGTCGTTTCAGATGCAGTAATGGCGGGTGATGGAGAAGTGATAGGTGTCATTCCGAAGTTATTAGTGAAGCAAGAAAGGGCACAACAGCATTTGACCGATTTACGAGTTGTTGAAACAATGCATGAAAGAAAAGCGCAAATGTATGAGCTATCCGCTGGGTTTATTGCATTGCCTGGTGGGATTGGAACGTTAGAGGAGTTAGCAGAAGTATTAACGTGGAGTGCCATTGGCCAACACGCGAAAAAATTAGGGTTAATGAATACAAATGGGTATTATGATCCGTTGTTACGCCTGTTTGATCACATGGTAGAAGCTCAGTTTCTGTTGCCAGAAATCCGTGAAAATATTGTTGTATCAAATAACCCGAAAGAGTTAGTTGAAATGATGATGAGGGAGTAA